Below is a window of Macadamia integrifolia cultivar HAES 741 unplaced genomic scaffold, SCU_Mint_v3 scaffold664, whole genome shotgun sequence DNA.
taaaaagagttaattgactagtaaataaagactttctaaaaactaatcaaccaataaagtagtttcctaattaattaaaagattaacaaggaaaagaatatactacaaataaactactaaactaataactaatggggcccacaagatcttctaaaatcttctaagatcttctaaaatcttgatcgagctttccttcttcctcctttattcttcttctttctattcttccagccacaaagatggctgcttcttcttcttcttgcgcttgtacactttgatgtccccatcaactctccccggcttggaagaattcacctctggtgaattaatgctcatgtaatactcaagtaggtctgggttgagttgttggacttcttgcattgtgatccaggtgttgtcaatttccagacgtccatgccacttgaccaagaactctctagaacctctagtgtgtgtggacacaatcctctcatcaaggatttcctcaatttcttcagttctcctcgtgaccttaggcatAGGTGGTAacgaggtggggggaagtggctggcttggctcagaagtctcatcaatgttgaaagggaagtcttcaaggtcatcagggTAAAAAGAGGtaaaggtagaggtaccatggtatgggactaggtcttcaacattgaaaatattgctgatctccatgctagctggaagatcaagaacatacgcattggcacctatcctcttgagtaccttaaacggacctgtgctacgagcatgtagcttgctcgcttttcccctaacaaaacgttgtggcttgattcttaccatcaccatatcaccctcttgaaactcttgtagcattctgtgcacatctgccttcgattttattgctcattgctcagtgctatctgtctccttatacctgcatgcaaatcatgtatatactgagcaaaagattcggctgactggtaggtcctagaactagacacgactgggataaggtctatgggtgcccgaggctggtatcctgaacaaatctcaaagggggacagaccagtggtacggttcttagaactgttatatgcaaactcggcctggctaaggactcgatcccaactggtaaggtgttctcctatgaggcaacgcaataaattccgTAAGCTCCCATTGACAACCTCGGTTTGGCCATCGGTCTAAGGGTGGAAAGCTAAGGAGAAACGGAGtttcgtgcccatcatccgccatagggtcctccaaaaatgactagtgaacttaacatccctatcggacactatggtgaggggtaacccatggtacttgacaacctcgttaaagaaaagtttggctactatggatgcatcggaAGTCTCAGAGCATAGGataaaatgggccatcttcgagaagcagTCAACAACCACatacataaacagaatcatggcctctcgaagttcttggtagaccaagcacgaagtccatgctaaggtcctgccaaggggaatggggaacgggtaggggagtgtacaaacccgtgttttgcttCTGTTGTTTGACGGTCTGGCATGTCCTGCACTGacccacaactctagcaacatccctcttcagtcctggccaaaagaatcggtcctcaacaagggtgatggtcttatcgcgACCGAAGTGGCTAGCGACTCCCCCAACATGCAATTCCCAAatcaggaaatctcggagtgaagtcctgggaatgcacaacttgcttcctttaaaaagaaagccctccctaagtaggtagtccgagcggttgactggtttgccttcactcaaggaagtgaacggctcattaaaatcaggacaggtggggtattggtccttgacttgctcgaaccctacaacctctacactcattgcttggagtagcacactagcccgactcctggcattggtgcgactgaggaacatgttcacccggctcagtgcatctgcagcaatattctcgacaccaggcctgtgcttgagtacaaaagtgtactcttggaggaactcaacccacttggcatgcctctgattgagtttcttttgggcactaagGTACctcagagcttggtggtcagagaatagtacGAATTCTTGCgataaaaggtaatgtcgccaatagcgtAATGATtagacaaccgcatagaattccttgtcgtatgtagactatcgttgcctagcttcattaagcttctcactaaaataggcaatagggtggccctcttgtcctaggacaccacctatcccaataccagatgcatcacagttaacttcgaagaccttagagaaatctgggaggcgcaggactggagcttcaaTCATAagttttttaatctcattaaaggccttcgtagcactcttagtccattgaaactccttctttttcatgcaattggtgataggagacataatggaactaaaccggtagatgaaccttctgtagaaagtggctaaaccatggaagcttcgtacctcatgaatgttagttggctcaggccactctacaatcgccCTCACCTTCTCAGGGTCAGCAAATACTCCCTgagctgacacaacaaatcccaggaagatgacttgatcactcatgaaggtgcacttcttgaggttgacaaagagtttctcttgtgagagcacatgaaaaaccttctgtaagtgatccaagtgggaagacgaaGTCTTACTATAGAtaaggatgtcatcaaagtaaaccacaaggaacttgccaatgaatggttgaagcacttgattcattaccctcatgaaagtgctaggtgcatttgacaagccaaaaggcatgactaaccactcaaagaggccatccttcgtcttgaaggctgtcttccactcatctcccgGCCTgaccctaatctggtggtacccgctcttgagatcaatcttcgaaaagatcgaagagttggccatcatatccaacatgtcatcaagcctagggatagggaacctatacttgatggtgatcttattgatggccctactatcaacataCATACGCCaagtgccatctttctttggcgtgagcaaggcaagtacagcacacgggctaaggctttccttaatgaatcccttttgcaacagttcatccgcttgccgtttgagttcggcgtgttctttgggatttattcggtaatggggtaagttcgggagagaggatcctggaactaagtcaatagcgtgctggatgtcacgcataggcggtaactcatcaggtagttcctcagggaatagcctctcgaatttcctcaacaagggttgcacttctataggagcctcagtgaataagcgtgacctatcggtattacttaATAcagcaactagagcataaatcacccctaactcgtgacactctccttcaaattgttgttgatttaaaatgttgagtgttttggtgggggcgtgtttggatgtacttcccttgtgttctggaaccctaacttccctagggggACTAGGTgtcagtctgatcttcttccctttgaactcaaagacataggtgtagacttcccgtaattagtgacatcccggtcatataaccagggccTACCaagaatgatgtgggcaacatccatctctaggacatcacaccacactcgatcctcatatcctgcaaagtgtaggggaactagacacctcagatttatgggaatggtggactgatcaacccaggcaaccttgtaaggcttggggtggggttcaggtttgaggcccattcgagcaacaacgcTCTTGGCCACCACATTCATGTaactcccgctgtctatggcgacgcggcagttcttgccctgatgacatgtgtaggtgatgaaaatattagttcgtcgccaATCGTCGCTAttcttaggttgtgagaccatgcaacgcacaatgctgagcttgaggtcaccggcctcctcggtgtcctcatcagatatggtctcatctagcctatggtcctcatactcatggtactgaaaaccctcttggtcactttcctCAAGGGTCTGCTCTCCTACATAAAGATTCCCattgggacactctctggagaagtgaccaaacccacgacacttgaagcactgttgttgcccactactcttgggcgcttctcccaaaattcctttacccttgttgtcaaattgacgctgtggtgcagcagggggctttgggaatccagttgagccttggggtggttttctaaattgggactccccagcttggaagttcttcctctgagaataagttctcatggaggattccacctcaagggctatcctgaaggcttgtggaacgtctcgcactaggtggggtgccatatgagactgaatttcggagttgagcccggtaaggaatctggatagtgtctgctcaacatcctcccgaatacggcttctaatttttaattcattgaacttgctcatgtactcagtcacagtcaacttcccttgcttcagggtattcatttcattcaacaactggagcctataagtgataggcaaaaattccctcttgagccgctcttgcatctctacccaggtggtgattggctcaagtcctaggtggtcctcctggtactctaggtctgtccagaagtcctgggcagctccaataagcttgaacttagcaaaccGGTAGCGGACTTCttttggcatatcatagaaatcgaagtacttatccatctgcttgatccaatccaaaaggatcctagcatcaatctgaccatcgtaggtaggggcgtctaccttaatcatccgtctgacatcaaagcccctatcatggtgctcatagccctcatcatctccatattgggtttggcgtcttggcggtgggcctcgacccctaacctgatccctaccacgccttagtccttggaagttatcccctatctggtcataaccgtcagtctggttattttcgtttacttcctcagggttagggcctctgcccctaggttcagtgccagttatgttacggccttgccgtccatcaggttttgggcacttgtctcgagggcagccaacttatcggtaagggcttggagatggatagcttgtgtttcctgtatggtttgaacggctttcatgaattcagccagttgCTCCGATTGGGTGGCGGTGCTAGGAGGGGcagacatatcctggtatgctctaccactacgagtggacataaggagatgggcagccaaaggtacggttgccaccaaagactcaaggtctactcaggatctccaattgagataagcagttagccctttcaatcttgaggtcagaaatctccctctcgagtatatgcttttggagggaataacgtccaatgctatttggtcccgccaacttaagaaagaaaagggtgtcctctaatctatggtatcgctctcttagctcagactcgaccacggacaaacggtgacggagactagacctcaaaagataagacatgtaaacaagggacagcAGTACTTAATTaccctcaacctagacaaaaccatgctctgataccaagatgatgtaaggggttcctaggtgactaggtctcctacaagattaactagcTAGGTAGGGTTGACTCAAGGGGCTTAAGTAGATAGGACCAAAGAATCTCAGCCAacacgattaagcatgcaagataaaacgagactaataaacaaagtagccaaaagcaataataatttagacggaaaaacacataaattcttactcaagtttcaaatgggggcatggggaagggaacaaacgacatacgagtattaggttcagcacaaatccatctagacacccaaattagatatgcaaacaatcgataaaataggcataaacaaaggacAAAGGTAGGCTTCAACGTCAATGGGTTGTATAtgtataatagggattaatggaggtggggagggtttagtttaatgtttTACTATACTGCtgttcagatctgaggagagaagaagagatcaaggtcctccaaaataatgAGGTTGCAGTCCacttttagttgatgaagataCATCCAGCCGATTGTAGAGAGAGCAGCGCCAGCGGAGGGTAAACAACAATCAAGAGTagtagcagcagtgatgtaaaggcagcagtgtgcagcAGCAGTGGTAGTGAGGTAATGGCAGCAgtgtgcagcagcagcagcagcagtattgtaacgaatatgtagcagcagcagtgaggtaaaggcagcaggtgcagcagcagCAAGTTTTGTAACGGCAGTaatatgttgcagcagcagtgaggtaaggcagcaggtgcagcagtaacaacacagcagcagaaaaaaaagaaataagactgaaaagaaggagagggaggcgagacaagaaagcagagagaagagagagccaagagagtaagagaggaaagaggcgagagggaaaagtgagaaaacgagagagagagagaaccgtgagggGTTGGGGGTTTGCTCTTGGcctttttttcaattaacattcattACCTCAATCGTGGCCTAagccattacataaatatcaatctagttactaaaaataaaaagagttaattgactagtaaataaagactttctaaaaactaatcaaccaataaagtagtttcctaattaattaaaagattaacaaggaaaataatatactacaaataaactactaaactaataactaatggggcccacaagatcttctaaaatcttctaagatcttctaaaatctggatcgagctttccttcttcctccttctttattcttcttctttctattcttccagccacaaagatggctacttcttcttcttcttgcgcctgtacactttgatgtccccatcagccTGTTAGCGATAAGGGAACAAGGTCTTAGATTGTTTAGACCTATGCTGCTTCTTTTTTGCCCCTTTTTAATTTCTTCCCTGCAGGTTCTTTTTTGCCCCTTTttaatttcctctccttttcttctcctcagCTAACTaacttctcttcctcctcttacCTCACTTGTGTATAGATGAGAAGGGGTACTGATCTTGGGCAGTTTCAAAGGTGTCGGTGATGTGATTTCATTGAAAAATTTTGGGTTTCAGAGTGAGAGAGCTCACTGTAGAGAGCAACCAGCCGGTTAAGTCATCTGCTCCTGCATCCAATCTCCTCGACCTCTCCCAAGCTTTCAGCGAGTTCTCTGTCTACAACAGTGACATCTATGGAGAGCTGCAGATGTTagcaaagaagaggaggaggatccAAGATGTACATTTGGGTATGGTTCGAGAGGAGCCTAATGGGTGGCTTTTTTGGAGAATCAACCACAGCCCTTGGATAGGCCTAGGACAGGTGTCGATCGCCCAggtagctatgggcaagacctgGGTGATCAGGGAtaaggagaggagccggatccgaAGAATTCTGGGATAGGTGTTGACGTGTTGTGGTAATTAGCGTCCCAGTCAGCAGTAGGCACTGAATGTGGGGCCTAGAGTAATGGAAattaaaacccaattcatgTGCTGGCCAACTTCTTGGGAGCTTTATCCATCTCAGTCAAAcagaagaaaggaagacaagTTTACTTggctctgattttttttttttttttcatttcatttcatttgaatAGGTAACTGTAAGGCATTGATCCTTGCCAactgctacccccttggggtaaGAACAATTGTTTATGGTCCAAAAGATAACTAGACAAGAATTTTTCCCCCTAGATTAGAAAGCTCTATGTGAAGATTctattgaatgagaatcatctTTGCTTATTTCTGGGTGAGCAGGGCAGTGTGGCAGTAAACCTTATACCTGGTATATTAGGAGTGACTGCAGCACCATCAATCCCTGAACAAACAGTGGGACTTTAGAAAATAACAGAAAAGTTCAAGTGAGGTAAATTCTCAGGATTTATCCATGagaattttcttttgataaagcCTGTGAGTTGGATATTGATGCACCACAGTTGCACTAAGGCTGAACTGGAAGGAAACATGGTGAGGAAGAGGTTAAAATTAATCAGGCTTTCTCAGAAATAGAAGAAATTAGAGGAAGAATAAGAAATCAGGAGCTTTATGGAACTATGACCAGTAACCGAGAATATTAACTATGGAAAATAGCTTATTTGAATGGGAGAGTAGtaaggaagaacaaaagaatagaaatggATAAGAATATTAAGAATCAATACAGCTAACAATTCATAAGCAGTCAAAAACATTTAACAAACTCAAACTTTATTCGACCAACTTGAACCACTACCTATTTACAACTTTTAGATATACCACCTCCTTTAGAACTCAAAAGACAAatataaacaaccaaaaaagtATATTCAAAGATTAAAAACTAGAGAAGGAAAGTAAAATTGACATACCTTCAAATGGGCATTGTGTCGTTTCCCTGCCCTCCATCGCCGAATCGTACCATCATTCATGGTTCTAAATCTGCACTTGAATGATCTGGgaaggaaattaaaaaataccaaattgtgaaaaaaaaagatttaatggCTCAAAAGAACTCctacccccacacccccccccaaaaaaaataaataaataaataaaagaaaaagcacTGACGATGAACCTACGAGTAggatttcattttaattttcttcaaCTTGGAAGTAACAGGAGTGCCAGGTTTTCTCTTACGCTCCTTCGACGAAAATTCGCGCCTCTGACTCAACTGAAATTAATCAAAGCAGCAAATACATACAAAATACCTTAGGAAGACAATCAAACCTAAGCCAAAAACAATACCCAGAAGACATCAAACCAATTAACAGAGGAATACATACCAAAAAATGAGTACATGAAGATCGAAACCCTAAATCTACCAGTGGAGGAAGAGCGCTTGAAGGAGCATAACGAAGGAACGGCTTTAAAGCAGTTCTGCTAGAAGGAGATGACAGTGGTTCATGAAACTGCGGAGCAGAATGAATAAGACGACGAGAAGCTGATATGAATGGAAGATTTTGCGAAGAAGAAAGAGCCCAGAATCGAAATTTTCCACACCATCTCTGCATCTCTTCTGTTTCTTACAAATGGTTTTGAGCAAAACCTCTACTCCAGGCTTCCTCCAGGCTTCTGGGTTCAGTAGGTCGTGGAAGGGTAAAATCGAAGATATGGCCCCTTCAGTGGGTTTGGGATGCACATTGGGCTTGGGCTGATCTCGGCTTAACAAGGACTATTTTTCGTGTGTTGTTTAAGAATATTGGACTGGGACATTGTATGGGCCTATAACACGAAGTACACCATTTAATTAAGTCACGTGGAGTGGCCACACGATCGATCTGAACCACTGTCTAGACCACTTTGTCTATGACCTCTATTACTGCAAATTGTCGCTCGGTCAATACCTGCAagtcataaataagaaaactcaGCCGGAGGTGGTTTTCGAATACTCTGATGCTCAAGTCAGCATTCTTGTAGGCGGAGAAGGGAAATCTAAATGAGCTGTGTGTTTTAAGTTACTTACCTTGAATCTCATTGAGTCCCCCTAATATAGTGGTCGACGAGTTTTCCTATTGGACAATAGGTCACTTTTCTTGCTAATATGGACTTGTGAGCTATTGGTGGATCGGTAACCGCTAAGCTGAGGTGGCTGATCTCATAAAGGCTAACGTGATCACAACGGTTACCCTAACCATGATTATCTTTATGTTTGATAACCGTCTAACTGAACCATAGTTAGGTTTCTTAGCATTGGATTAGTTTAAAGACAGTTATGGATGTCATTATCTCATGATTAACTATTAGATCTGAGTGGAATGTGGACGGTGAATAAGGATCTACAGACAGGTTCTTTGGTCGGCTAGGATCGTTGttcattgtttgagatttaaaatgtaaccacaagcgtacggatcagtgtagctacgggtcgaacatagggagagcagcaactttattttttatttcttttaataatgcgaaagtgaactgattaatggttgtgatctaattctaattaccgtcctaaccATATGTgtctaaaataacgtcataaccattcgtcatctaagaatttaaagacgcaagccacgcaattaaaaaataaataaataaataaaagaaaaaaaatactgaaataaaaataaagtaaaagatagggaataaagctagagagagactcacaagtgggtttctctacttagcccgaaggatgcatcataatatgagcttccctacttgaccagagagtcactcttacaagggttactctacttggctttagggaaagggagacagttaaaataaaagcaataaattgatggttctatggctaggaggggcaaagccaacacatacactagccatgaaccttgggggagagggataacaataatgtaacaactgaaaataaaaatcctaaattaagaaagaaatggtagtcagaagagggaatgagagggggggagagaagactactaaaggagcctacttacttgaatcaatgcttgaacttgaaaaaaaattgctccacggctcgtgatcttgtcacctagatctaagcctagaactataacttaaaaaattacaattcaattgcataaatcataaacataaaaaggttgaataaaaataaaagagtgcttgcattaattgacataaaaaaaactattacaaaagtgattaaagcaaaaatagagaagaactagaactaaagagagagcaagagaaagagagagcaactaaaaaaaaaactagaagaagaatgaattgtctcccctcctcttacatgagttgtatttatagggaatggggaggtagggtaacaattttctctttcctaaaagagagaaacccacaattgattgtgagatcttttgagaccaaaagtgctaaggtggaggagagagaagagagaaataaatttggagaaatttactataattttttgcttattttctttccttttttttttcttctaatttatttttcttctttttctctctcctagggacgattttcttcttgctttgtgtgatttggacaatctttggtgatgatgtggaggagagagaagatttggacaatctttatttctcccctttttttctctttctttttttttttcttctcttcttgcttccacgatttttctcttcttgcttccatgattttccttgcttctaatttgatgtggaaatcccctccatgcccttagtgctttaagtgaatgaaaagcaggaaatcttcaacaaattctctaaaaaaaacaaccatgagattcgaacttgagacctcttggtgagcaaaggaattttgtacaccatagctcaccaactaaactaggtagttgttgttactaaaaacaaatctttaatcacttaaggatgtggtccatcgatccttcttggcatttggagtattccttgtacctctgggacaattgcaaacgggttggttctgcatctcggttcaattccgatccattattctttttctaacccgaaaagaataatcatttgtacgggtgaccaaacgaatgtgtacttttaattgaacacgtccatcttgctcagaatttcgtcctcttcgcaaccatgaaaagaaataggacctctttacgtgtaaaattgaagatatagcgcccgatagtccttaaggccttgaaaatataaaacctacaaaaagagagtaaaacccaaggtagctccattctaaatatgtaaaatgcatattttactaccctagatttcacacataaatgtgctcatcagaattcccccacacttagactttgctagtcctcgagcaaaacaaaaagaaaaagaataaaaacaaaaaaaactaactcactttcgtaggaatcacggttgcacttagcatgtgcaacaagcctttaaacccctaggtcacccctagtggacgagttgtgtctcgtgagtgtttgcagtgaatatacacccaaaattcagaataaacaaatcccaactttggctaaaggtaaggctcataccgatccggagcaaagataatttctcttacaagggacctccacacttgaacttttattaccctttatcaattccaggcactagcatatttcttaatttggaactcacctcgtctcttccaaaacatccttatcttaaggcaaaaccacttgtgaagaaatagggaaccaatgactaaggcgctggagtgttttttaccaaacatgttaccaagcaataatgacatttgcacattttttttccttttttttttcactaataaactctattctactccactacttttggcctgaatgacatggtggagcaaacaccaaacacccaagttactatgtagcttcgctttttacATATTCCCACAAAggtagtgatgctagagttacttcagaagtttcctcccaaggaatttcgatcaaaacaccatgcttcctgaggcgcaatgccctgtctagttccaagggaatcaactcttattcttctttataccacatttcacatttcatttaaaattgtgcatttgtcaacccatgccaaattaaaaagaaggtctcaactccaaatcaaaagtacaaggaacccacagacttacatatggtccatcaccataaaacaggggtctcttatttttcaaaagaaagtcccatctcaagacacatgcttgtttctttcttctcaacagggttttat
It encodes the following:
- the LOC122069626 gene encoding uncharacterized protein LOC122069626; translation: MQRWCGKFRFWALSSSQNLPFISASRRLIHSAPQFHEPLSSPSSRTALKPFLRYAPSSALPPLVDLGFRSSCTHFLLSQRREFSSKERKRKPGTPVTSKLKKIKMKSYSSFKCRFRTMNDGTIRRWRAGKRHNAHLKSKKSKRRLRLPALVHPAYAKVMKKLNFCG